In the genome of Thiovulum sp. ES, one region contains:
- a CDS encoding sensor of blue-light using FAD (PFAM: Sensors of blue-light using FAD) — MEKIVRLVYSSKETEKLSNKDFIQMVAQSQKNNFYLDITGMLLHLDEYYFQVLEGEKDETMKLYERIKLDNRHKEVKTVFIEHTDKRYFSDWSMGYTILRKVDIEKIKGMEDFFQFNGIEDMSLERAKKLVCAFVENEHILIK; from the coding sequence ATGGAAAAAATTGTTCGTTTAGTTTATAGTAGCAAGGAGACAGAAAAGCTCTCGAATAAAGATTTTATTCAGATGGTTGCACAGTCTCAGAAAAATAATTTCTATCTTGATATTACAGGAATGCTTTTACATCTCGATGAATACTATTTTCAAGTTCTCGAGGGTGAAAAAGATGAAACAATGAAACTCTATGAGAGAATAAAATTAGATAATCGACATAAAGAAGTGAAAACAGTTTTTATTGAACATACTGATAAAAGGTATTTTAGTGATTGGTCTATGGGGTACACAATTCTAAGAAAAGTTGATATTGAAAAGATTAAAGGAATGGAAGATTTTTTTCAATTTAACGGAATTGAAGACATGAGTTTAGAAAGAGCTAAAAAACTTGTTTGTGCTTTTGTTGAAAATGAGCATATTCTGATCAAATAA
- a CDS encoding ferrous iron transporter FeoB (PFAM: Ferrous iron transport protein B; Ferrous iron transport protein B C terminus; Nucleoside recognition~TIGRFAM: ferrous iron transporter FeoB; small GTP-binding protein domain) — MIKIAVVGQPNVGKSSLINSISDSNLKVGNFAGVTVEKKEVFAKFRGIEINFIDLPGSYSLQNYTLDEKVTSDFLQNEEYDLIVNVADSTQLEKSLFLTTQLLELNLKVVLALNMIDEAEEKNIVIDSENLSTLIGIPVVKISAKKKIGIDELLEQIVNLHIDKKTSENRLVYSQVIEEEILNLEYFLNTRDFQFQNLSNRANALKLLQNSSDIYEKLHEDILWVELSPLLKESLEHIHIHYEEKNMDSIFSEERVAISKGIVEESVDIRKKKLESRTEKVDSILLHKFFGIPIFLFLMWGLFQLTFEIGSIPMDWIDGFISFIGSYIGGYISHPLWNSLIVDGVIGGVGAVLLFLPNILILFLGIAILETTGYMSRVAFLLDGFFHKFGLHGKSFIPLVTGFGCSIPAYMSARTLKSEKDRLLTMFIIGFMSCGAKLPVYVLFVSAFFPTESAGNWLFAIYMSGAIFGLIGAKILRVFVFKGKDEPFVMELPTYRMPSLYLLWHTVYTQAIMYLKKAGTFILFASILIWFASSFPKVEISEDFSPEESKQIELENSYLGQVGKLSEPIFEPLGFDWKMAVALETGVAAKEVIVATLGVLYSIGDEVDEESETLIELLRENIPLASAVAFIIFVMIYIPCFAASIVFVKESGKKIYFLYLIAFTTISAYVLSFIGYTIAKIIT; from the coding sequence ATGATTAAAATTGCTGTTGTTGGTCAGCCAAATGTTGGAAAAAGCTCCCTTATAAATTCTATAAGTGATAGCAATTTAAAAGTTGGAAATTTTGCAGGTGTTACAGTTGAAAAAAAAGAGGTCTTTGCAAAGTTTCGTGGAATTGAGATAAATTTTATCGATTTACCAGGTTCTTATTCACTTCAAAATTATACACTTGACGAAAAAGTAACAAGTGATTTTCTGCAAAATGAAGAATACGACCTCATCGTAAATGTTGCAGACTCTACTCAATTGGAAAAAAGTCTTTTTTTAACAACTCAACTTCTTGAATTAAATCTAAAAGTTGTTCTCGCTCTTAATATGATTGATGAAGCTGAAGAGAAAAATATCGTTATCGACTCTGAAAATCTCTCGACTCTCATCGGAATTCCTGTTGTCAAAATCTCTGCAAAGAAAAAAATTGGAATTGATGAACTCCTAGAGCAAATTGTAAATCTACATATTGATAAAAAAACTTCTGAAAATCGCCTTGTCTATTCCCAAGTCATTGAAGAAGAGATTTTAAATCTCGAATACTTCTTAAACACTCGTGATTTTCAATTCCAAAATCTTTCAAACCGTGCAAATGCTCTCAAACTTTTACAAAACTCTTCTGATATTTACGAAAAATTGCATGAAGATATTCTTTGGGTGGAACTCTCTCCGCTTTTAAAAGAGTCTCTCGAACACATTCATATTCACTACGAAGAAAAAAATATGGATTCAATATTTTCAGAAGAGAGAGTTGCCATTTCAAAGGGAATTGTTGAAGAGAGTGTTGATATTCGGAAAAAGAAATTAGAAAGCCGAACTGAAAAAGTAGATTCAATTCTTCTTCATAAATTTTTTGGAATTCCAATTTTCCTATTTTTAATGTGGGGACTTTTTCAGCTAACTTTTGAAATTGGCTCAATTCCAATGGATTGGATAGATGGATTTATATCTTTTATTGGTTCATATATTGGCGGATATATTTCTCATCCACTTTGGAATTCTCTAATTGTTGATGGAGTGATTGGAGGAGTTGGTGCGGTTCTACTTTTTTTACCAAATATTCTAATTCTCTTTTTAGGAATTGCGATTTTAGAGACAACTGGCTACATGAGTCGAGTCGCATTTTTGCTTGATGGATTTTTTCATAAATTTGGTTTGCACGGAAAAAGTTTCATTCCGCTTGTTACAGGTTTTGGATGTTCAATTCCAGCATATATGTCAGCACGAACTCTAAAAAGTGAAAAAGACCGACTCCTAACAATGTTCATAATTGGATTTATGAGTTGTGGTGCAAAACTGCCTGTTTATGTTCTTTTTGTAAGTGCATTTTTCCCAACAGAGTCGGCAGGAAATTGGCTTTTTGCGATTTATATGTCAGGTGCAATTTTTGGTTTAATTGGTGCGAAAATCTTACGGGTTTTTGTTTTTAAAGGAAAAGATGAACCGTTTGTAATGGAGTTGCCAACTTACAGAATGCCATCGCTTTATCTACTTTGGCATACAGTCTATACTCAGGCAATTATGTATCTTAAAAAAGCGGGAACATTTATTCTTTTCGCATCTATTCTTATTTGGTTTGCAAGTTCATTTCCAAAAGTTGAAATTTCGGAAGATTTCTCTCCAGAAGAGTCAAAACAAATTGAATTAGAAAATAGTTATTTAGGTCAAGTTGGAAAATTATCCGAACCAATTTTTGAGCCTCTCGGTTTTGATTGGAAAATGGCAGTCGCACTTGAAACTGGTGTCGCCGCAAAAGAGGTGATTGTTGCAACTCTCGGTGTTTTATACTCAATTGGCGATGAGGTCGATGAAGAGAGCGAAACACTAATCGAACTTCTCCGTGAAAATATTCCACTTGCTTCAGCGGTCGCATTTATTATTTTTGTCATGATTTATATTCCATGTTTTGCGGCAAGTATTGTTTTTGTGAAAGAGAGTGGAAAGAAAATATATTTCCTATACCTCATCGCTTTTACAACCATTTCAGCTTATGTTCTTAGTTTTATCGGATACACAATCGCAAAAATCATAACTTAA
- a CDS encoding yjeF-like protein, hydroxyethylthiazole kinase-related (PFAM: YjeF-related protein N-terminus; Carbohydrate kinase~TIGRFAM: yjeF N-terminal region; yjeF C-terminal region, hydroxyethylthiazole kinase-related), whose product MENIFKETLNLDKKLYAEYFLSEDTLMENAGTGVSNYIKKKFPKGKKIVVLSGSGNNGADGIVVARQLYGDYNVKLYLSAPPKSELARLQMKRALAVGVDRIYKLEDGDIIVDALFGAGFKLPANEKTLGLFRDINKLNGYKIAIDIPSGLDENGNSSGEAVKCDHTVVMGAKKISLFSDEAKDLIGTVEVVDLGVSKKIYGNSRKFFTLEKSDLKLPHRTQKGTHKGDYGHVAILSGDKEGASTLSSLASQNFGSGLNTLVSRIKRDIPYEIMQSRDVPKNSAVIVAGMGLGNIGIEHFKNTLLTSSLPLVLDADILHDKIIFEILNKRPDNLILTPHPKEFVSVLQTAMGITISVSDVIKRRVELVTAFSEKYPNSVLFLKGANRIIGQNGKIYIDTFGSQNLAKGGSGDVLAGMIGALVAQHYSLLDTTISASLAHSFASQNYKGNSFSFTPMKLIEELSNL is encoded by the coding sequence ATGGAAAATATTTTTAAAGAAACTTTAAACTTAGATAAAAAATTGTATGCCGAATACTTTCTTTCGGAAGATACATTGATGGAAAATGCTGGTACTGGTGTATCAAACTACATAAAAAAGAAATTTCCAAAAGGGAAAAAAATTGTTGTTTTAAGTGGTTCAGGAAATAACGGTGCTGATGGAATTGTTGTGGCTCGACAACTCTATGGAGACTATAATGTAAAGCTATATCTTTCCGCACCTCCAAAAAGTGAATTGGCAAGATTACAGATGAAGAGAGCTTTAGCTGTTGGTGTTGATAGAATTTATAAATTAGAAGATGGCGACATTATTGTTGATGCTCTTTTTGGTGCTGGTTTTAAGCTTCCCGCAAACGAAAAAACTCTTGGACTCTTTAGAGATATTAATAAATTAAATGGTTATAAAATTGCTATCGATATTCCATCTGGGCTTGATGAAAATGGAAATAGTAGCGGTGAAGCTGTTAAATGTGATCACACAGTTGTTATGGGAGCTAAAAAAATATCTCTTTTTTCTGATGAAGCAAAAGATCTTATTGGAACAGTTGAAGTTGTTGATTTAGGTGTATCAAAAAAGATTTACGGAAATTCGAGAAAATTTTTTACTTTAGAAAAGAGTGATTTAAAATTACCTCATCGAACACAAAAAGGGACTCATAAAGGAGATTATGGACATGTTGCAATTTTAAGTGGTGATAAAGAGGGTGCTTCTACTCTTTCATCTCTTGCTTCTCAAAATTTTGGTTCTGGTTTAAATACACTTGTTAGCAGAATCAAGCGAGATATTCCTTATGAAATTATGCAAAGTCGAGATGTTCCAAAAAATAGTGCTGTTATTGTTGCGGGAATGGGACTTGGAAATATTGGAATTGAGCATTTTAAAAATACTCTTCTAACCTCATCATTGCCACTTGTTCTTGATGCTGATATTCTTCATGACAAAATTATCTTTGAGATTTTAAATAAGCGACCAGATAATTTAATTTTAACTCCACATCCAAAAGAGTTTGTTTCAGTTTTGCAAACTGCAATGGGAATTACTATTTCTGTTTCTGATGTTATTAAAAGAAGAGTTGAGCTTGTTACAGCATTCTCTGAAAAATATCCGAATAGTGTTCTATTTTTAAAAGGTGCAAACAGAATTATTGGACAGAATGGAAAAATTTATATTGATACTTTTGGTTCTCAAAATCTTGCAAAAGGTGGAAGTGGAGATGTTCTCGCCGGAATGATTGGTGCTCTTGTAGCTCAACACTACTCTCTTTTGGATACAACAATATCAGCTTCACTTGCTCACAGTTTTGCATCGCAAAATTACAAAGGAAACAGTTTCTCATTTACTCCAATGAAACTTATTGAAGAATTAAGTAATCTTTAG
- a CDS encoding Fe2+ transport system protein A (PFAM: FeoA domain), whose amino-acid sequence MQTIFEMKKGDKRKIVKINSDSELKNRFNSFGISRGSIVTLENCNPNRENLEIKVGGTHIALRKSEAKSIEVEND is encoded by the coding sequence TTGCAAACAATTTTTGAAATGAAAAAAGGCGACAAAAGAAAAATTGTCAAAATAAATTCTGATAGTGAATTAAAAAATCGCTTTAACTCTTTTGGAATTTCTCGAGGTTCAATCGTAACTCTTGAAAATTGCAATCCAAATCGCGAAAATCTTGAAATTAAAGTCGGCGGAACTCACATTGCTCTTCGTAAAAGTGAAGCAAAATCTATTGAGGTGGAAAATGATTAA
- a CDS encoding phospho-N-acetylmuramoyl-pentapeptide-transferase (PFAM: Glycosyl transferase family 4~TIGRFAM: phospho-N-acetylmuramoyl-pentapeptide-transferase), which yields MLYELYLLFDINVFQYITFRAGFGFILSLFLVLFLMPVYIRWAKSKSFQQPIHDSVKQHSIKGKTPTMGGLVFVFATLFSSLMTIHCSNIYAIGGVLAILFFSGIGIVDDLGKVLGKKNSGGLSAKMKMLLLILLSTIIGVILYNSGFSTELYMPFMKNSVLEMGIYMIPFAVLVMISTSNAVNLTDGLDGLATVPSIFSVLTLSIFAYLSGNAILSEYLLLPDIDGIGEVAIIGASLTGALTGFLWYNAHPAEVFMGDSGSLAIGGFLGYLAIVTKNEILLILIGLIFVVEAMTVILQVASFKTRKKRIFLMTPIHHHFEMKNWHENKIIVRFWIISLLSNLVALISIKIR from the coding sequence TTGCTTTATGAACTTTATCTACTTTTTGACATAAATGTTTTTCAATATATAACTTTTAGAGCAGGGTTTGGTTTCATTCTCTCTCTCTTTCTTGTTCTTTTTTTAATGCCTGTCTATATTCGTTGGGCAAAATCAAAAAGTTTTCAACAACCAATCCATGATTCTGTAAAACAACACTCGATAAAAGGAAAAACTCCTACAATGGGTGGATTGGTATTTGTTTTTGCAACACTTTTTTCATCTTTAATGACAATTCATTGTTCTAACATTTATGCAATTGGTGGAGTTTTGGCAATACTATTCTTTTCTGGAATTGGAATAGTAGATGATCTCGGGAAAGTTCTTGGCAAAAAAAATAGTGGCGGTTTGAGTGCAAAAATGAAGATGCTTTTGCTGATTCTTCTCTCTACTATTATTGGAGTTATTTTATACAACTCAGGTTTTTCAACAGAATTATATATGCCTTTTATGAAAAATTCAGTGTTGGAAATGGGAATTTACATGATCCCATTTGCTGTTCTTGTTATGATCAGCACCTCAAATGCTGTAAATTTAACAGATGGACTTGATGGACTTGCGACCGTTCCCTCGATATTTTCCGTTTTAACTCTTTCAATTTTTGCTTATTTAAGCGGAAATGCAATTTTGAGCGAATATCTGCTTCTTCCAGATATTGATGGGATTGGTGAAGTTGCAATTATTGGAGCTTCTTTAACAGGTGCTTTGACTGGTTTTCTCTGGTACAATGCTCATCCTGCTGAAGTTTTCATGGGAGATTCTGGTAGTTTAGCAATTGGTGGATTTTTAGGCTATTTAGCAATTGTTACAAAAAATGAGATTTTACTAATTTTAATTGGTCTTATTTTTGTTGTTGAAGCAATGACTGTTATTTTACAAGTTGCTAGTTTTAAAACTAGAAAAAAGAGAATCTTTTTAATGACACCAATTCATCACCATTTTGAGATGAAAAATTGGCATGAAAATAAAATCATTGTTCGTTTTTGGATAATTTCTCTTTTGTCAAACTTAGTCGCACTCATTTCAATTAAAATTAGGTAA
- a CDS encoding mannose-1-phosphate guanylyltransferase (PFAM: Sensors of blue-light using FAD) produces the protein MENLIHKIYASREVEHFSQEKILEMLKKAKEKNRDLNITGMLLYENGSFFQVLEGSEKDVSELFEKIKYDERHTNIVEIISESIYQRDFENWSMGYAHLEKEDIEKLDGMNDFFSDGKCIADISKGRSKKLLNAFLKGKWRLQ, from the coding sequence ATGGAAAATCTCATTCACAAAATATATGCAAGTCGAGAAGTTGAACATTTTTCACAAGAAAAAATTTTAGAAATGCTTAAAAAAGCCAAAGAGAAAAATAGAGATTTAAATATAACGGGAATGCTACTCTATGAAAACGGTAGCTTCTTTCAAGTTCTCGAAGGTAGCGAAAAAGATGTTTCTGAACTTTTTGAGAAAATCAAATATGATGAACGACACACAAATATTGTTGAGATAATCTCAGAAAGTATTTATCAAAGAGATTTTGAAAATTGGTCAATGGGTTATGCTCATTTAGAAAAAGAAGATATTGAAAAACTTGATGGAATGAATGATTTTTTCTCTGACGGGAAATGTATTGCCGATATTTCAAAAGGTAGATCAAAAAAACTGTTAAATGCTTTTTTAAAAGGCAAATGGAGGCTACAATGA
- a CDS encoding type II secretory pathway, ATPase PulE/Tfp pilus assembly pathway, ATPase PilB (PFAM: Type II/IV secretion system protein), with protein MIQIETLENIELFPYIPENIDISMAIKYGVLFGNDDNENIYAIIDKKRIGEAVHFVTKLNVDFPIYHLEEKTYENFYHRSLELKNDEDLRATTVKEDEKDEDEEDINLAEFLQNSSDILTSEESAPIIKFVNALFFQAVKRGASDIHIETQEHKGEVRFRVDGALIKYVEIESKIISLIISRIKVISNLDISEKRIPQDGRTQIKIAGEVVDIRVSVLPSYHGERVVMRILMQSENIPTLEELGFSDEMTDQFRQLLKYSHGMILITGPTGSGKSTTLHAFLQSIATPEKNIMTVEDPVEYKADNVSQIQANSKVGLTFASALRSILRQDPDIVMVGEMRDKETATIGIQAALTGHLLLSTLHTNTATAAITRLDDIGIDKFLITSTLRGVLAQRLVRKLCNSCKVEDRISEMYATEYGLPEDAEIYKAKGCSKCNFTGYNGRQAVGELFLMTDRAKELVKDSASDFELRRAMRSEGMITLRDGLVDMLMKHETSLDEIIRIGLKEA; from the coding sequence ATGATTCAAATTGAAACCCTTGAAAATATCGAACTCTTTCCATATATTCCAGAAAATATAGATATTAGTATGGCTATAAAATATGGAGTGCTTTTTGGAAATGATGACAATGAAAATATTTATGCAATTATTGATAAAAAGAGAATTGGTGAAGCCGTCCATTTTGTAACAAAATTAAATGTAGATTTTCCAATTTATCACTTAGAAGAGAAGACATATGAAAATTTTTATCACCGTTCGCTTGAACTAAAAAATGATGAAGATTTACGAGCGACAACTGTCAAAGAGGATGAAAAAGATGAAGACGAAGAGGATATAAATCTAGCGGAATTTCTTCAAAACTCATCTGATATTTTGACTTCTGAAGAGTCCGCTCCAATTATCAAATTTGTAAATGCTCTCTTTTTTCAAGCTGTCAAAAGAGGTGCTTCAGATATTCATATTGAGACACAAGAACACAAGGGTGAAGTTCGTTTTCGTGTTGATGGTGCTTTAATAAAATATGTTGAAATTGAGAGCAAGATTATTAGTTTAATCATAAGCAGAATTAAAGTAATTTCAAATCTGGATATTTCGGAAAAGAGAATTCCACAAGATGGTCGAACACAAATTAAAATCGCGGGTGAAGTTGTAGATATTCGGGTTTCTGTTTTGCCATCGTATCATGGGGAAAGAGTCGTTATGCGGATTCTGATGCAGTCTGAAAATATTCCAACACTTGAAGAACTTGGATTTTCTGATGAAATGACAGATCAATTTCGGCAACTTTTAAAATATTCGCATGGAATGATTTTGATTACTGGACCAACTGGTTCAGGGAAATCAACAACACTCCATGCCTTTTTACAGAGTATTGCGACACCAGAAAAAAACATCATGACTGTTGAAGACCCTGTTGAATACAAAGCGGACAATGTTTCTCAAATTCAGGCAAATTCTAAAGTTGGTTTGACTTTTGCCTCTGCTCTCCGTTCAATTTTGCGACAAGACCCTGATATTGTAATGGTTGGGGAAATGCGGGATAAAGAGACTGCGACAATTGGGATTCAAGCTGCTCTTACAGGACACCTTTTACTTTCAACACTTCACACAAATACAGCTACCGCAGCGATAACAAGACTTGATGATATTGGAATTGATAAGTTTTTGATTACTTCTACTTTGCGGGGAGTTCTTGCACAGAGACTTGTTCGGAAACTTTGTAATAGTTGTAAGGTGGAAGACAGAATTTCTGAAATGTATGCGACGGAATATGGTTTGCCTGAAGATGCCGAAATTTACAAAGCAAAAGGGTGTTCAAAATGTAATTTCACGGGATACAATGGAAGACAAGCTGTCGGCGAACTTTTTTTGATGACAGATCGAGCAAAAGAGCTTGTTAAAGATAGTGCCTCCGATTTTGAACTCCGTCGGGCGATGAGGTCAGAAGGAATGATAACCCTCCGAGATGGTCTTGTTGATATGTTGATGAAACATGAAACAAGTCTTGATGAAATTATCAGAATTGGACTTAAAGAGGCTTAG
- a CDS encoding EAL domain-containing protein (PFAM: EAL domain) — protein MTFPEYFQKINISHAFQPIIDIDEKKIVSYEVLIRGGDGEPPYMVFDKVDKCDFNLFDQYSREKAIELAQKLGVNTELNFNFSPSAVTFNGGEFIERTLLKAEQYGFDHRKLIIEVTENEEIYNKNHLASILNIIKQDGVNIAIDDFGSGYAGLNMLINVKPEVLKLDIDLIRDIHKNGAKQSVVRAVCEVCLELGIDVLAEGVEKEEEFKFLRNIDISLYQGYLFAKPGFASLPKVDFSNL, from the coding sequence ATGACTTTTCCAGAATATTTCCAAAAAATAAATATCTCTCATGCTTTTCAGCCAATTATAGACATTGATGAGAAAAAAATTGTCTCATATGAAGTTTTAATTCGAGGTGGAGATGGAGAACCTCCATATATGGTTTTTGACAAAGTTGATAAATGCGATTTTAATCTTTTTGACCAATATAGCCGAGAAAAAGCGATTGAACTTGCTCAAAAACTTGGAGTCAATACAGAGTTAAATTTTAACTTCTCTCCATCTGCTGTAACTTTTAATGGTGGTGAATTTATTGAGAGAACACTTCTTAAAGCCGAACAATACGGATTTGATCATCGGAAATTGATAATTGAAGTTACGGAAAATGAAGAGATTTACAACAAAAATCATCTCGCAAGTATTTTAAATATTATTAAACAAGATGGAGTAAATATAGCCATTGATGATTTTGGTTCAGGTTATGCTGGATTAAATATGTTAATAAATGTAAAACCAGAAGTTTTAAAACTCGACATTGACTTAATTAGAGATATTCATAAAAATGGTGCGAAACAGTCGGTTGTTCGTGCAGTTTGTGAAGTCTGCTTAGAACTTGGAATTGATGTTCTAGCAGAGGGAGTTGAAAAAGAAGAGGAGTTTAAATTTCTACGAAATATTGATATTTCTCTTTATCAGGGATATTTATTTGCAAAACCTGGATTTGCAAGTTTGCCAAAAGTTGATTTCTCAAATTTGTAA
- a CDS encoding adenosylmethionine-8-amino-7-oxononanoate transaminase (PFAM: Aminotransferase class-III~TIGRFAM: adenosylmethionine-8-amino-7-oxononanoate transaminase): MRRNSEFVERDLATVWHPCTQMKDHEFLPMIPIKSGKGLYLEDFDGNRYLDAISSWWVNLFGHSNEYINSKITEQLQTLEHVILAGFTHEQAVKVSERVLKIAPDGLSKVFFADNGSAGVEVALKMSFHYHKNRGETRPFFISLKNSYHGETLGALAIGDVELYKQTYSEIMIRSIQVPVPFDQKEESIWKPIAELRKVLEERSSEISGIILEPLIQCAGSMNMYHPQYLIEIKKLTKEFGIHFIADEVATGFGRTGKMFALEHAGVSPDFMIVSKGLTGGYLPMSLVLTTDDVYREFYCDYKEMKSFLHSHSYTGNALACSAANATLDIFENENIIENLQEKIDYLSESLEKFKTLPNVKEVRQQGMVGAVELKGYKWEERVGLKIYKHGLKNGVLLRPLGHIVYFMPPLIIKKDEIDFMTNVAFDGISKLL; the protein is encoded by the coding sequence TTGAGAAGAAATAGTGAATTTGTTGAAAGAGATTTAGCGACGGTTTGGCATCCATGCACACAGATGAAGGATCATGAATTTTTACCAATGATTCCTATAAAAAGCGGAAAGGGTCTCTACTTAGAAGATTTTGACGGTAACAGATATCTTGATGCGATAAGCTCTTGGTGGGTAAATCTTTTTGGACATAGCAATGAGTATATAAATTCAAAGATTACAGAACAACTCCAAACTCTCGAACATGTAATTCTTGCAGGTTTTACACATGAACAAGCAGTCAAAGTTTCGGAGAGAGTTTTAAAGATTGCACCAGATGGTTTAAGCAAAGTCTTTTTTGCGGATAATGGTTCTGCTGGAGTTGAAGTTGCACTAAAAATGAGTTTTCACTATCATAAAAACAGAGGTGAAACAAGACCATTTTTTATCTCTCTTAAAAATTCATATCATGGTGAAACTCTTGGAGCTTTAGCTATTGGTGATGTGGAACTCTATAAACAGACTTATAGTGAAATAATGATTCGTTCAATTCAAGTTCCAGTTCCTTTTGACCAAAAAGAGGAATCTATTTGGAAGCCTATTGCCGAGTTAAGAAAAGTTTTAGAAGAGAGAAGCTCTGAGATTTCTGGAATTATTCTTGAACCACTTATTCAGTGTGCGGGGTCTATGAACATGTATCATCCGCAGTACCTCATCGAAATTAAGAAGCTCACTAAAGAGTTTGGAATTCATTTTATTGCCGATGAGGTCGCCACTGGATTTGGACGAACTGGAAAAATGTTTGCACTTGAACATGCTGGGGTTTCTCCAGATTTTATGATTGTTTCAAAAGGTTTGACGGGAGGATATTTACCAATGTCTCTTGTTTTAACAACTGATGATGTTTATCGAGAATTCTATTGTGATTACAAAGAGATGAAATCTTTTCTTCACTCTCATAGCTATACAGGAAATGCTCTTGCCTGTTCCGCTGCAAATGCAACTCTTGATATTTTTGAAAATGAGAATATCATCGAAAATTTACAAGAAAAAATTGACTATCTCTCAGAAAGTTTGGAAAAATTTAAAACTCTTCCAAATGTTAAAGAGGTTCGACAGCAAGGTATGGTTGGAGCAGTTGAATTAAAAGGCTACAAGTGGGAAGAGAGAGTTGGACTAAAAATTTACAAGCATGGTTTGAAAAATGGGGTTCTTCTTCGACCTCTTGGGCATATTGTCTATTTTATGCCTCCTCTAATTATCAAAAAAGATGAGATTGATTTCATGACAAATGTTGCTTTTGATGGAATTTCCAAATTGTTATAA